One region of Chryseobacterium sp. SORGH_AS_0447 genomic DNA includes:
- the polA gene encoding DNA polymerase I, giving the protein MDATQDKRLFLIDAYAMIFRGYYALIRSPRITSAGLDTSAIFGFTNSLIELIRRERPTHLAVVFDVGEASVRTSDFLEYKANRSETPEAITAAIPYIHRILQAMHIPILGVPGYEADDVIGTIACKAEKEGYTTFMVTPDKDFAQLVTDKIKIYKPGLKGSEVEILGVEEVKAKYQIERPKQVIDFLAMMGDSVDNIPGLDGVGEKTAMKFLKEYGSIENLLANTHELKGKLKEKVEASAERGILSKKLATIICDAPVEFHQEQYDLETPDFEKVKEVFDEIEFRRLYDNLYRAFAPIVTGTATVEVTVTETTPQQKVAQAVGQLDLFATYEEMDQAAGTKSTIEHNDHLYQFVDNPKAQKMLVRNLLQQRVVCFDMETTSLNELEAELVGMSFSYKKGLAYYVPLSEDQGEVLQTLEIFRPFFEKEDLLKVAHNLKFDYKILRRYNITVKGAMFDTMIAHYLLNPDGRHGMDYLSEIYLGYKPVSIETIIGKKGKNQGNFRDADLRTQTDYAAEDADVTFQLYELFAPQLKKENLEDLFFNIEMPLMEVLAKMELAGISLDEKWLAQESIDLENDLRQLEAKIFELSGEEFNVNSPKQLGEILFEKMQLDPKAKKTKTGQYATSEDILQKLATKHEIIQHILEYRTYQKLKSTYVDALPSQIEKSDNRVHTNFSQTTAATGRLASVNPNLQNIPIRTLRGQQIRGAFVAGEGKKIISADYSQIELRLIAEISGEDNMIKAFQDGEDIHASTAAKLFNIPLEEVSKIQRSQAKTVNFGILYGQGAFALAEQTGLSRSEAKQMIEAYFETYSKLKAYMADQVKKAREIGYVETILGRKRHLKDISSGNFVVRAHAERNAVNAPIQGSAADVVKMAMIKIQKEFEKEKLQTRMLLQVHDELVFESPIEEVELAVNIIKMEMENAIETQVPLLVEVGVGENWLEAH; this is encoded by the coding sequence ATGGACGCAACACAGGATAAAAGGCTCTTTCTCATCGATGCCTATGCAATGATTTTCAGGGGATATTACGCATTGATCAGAAGCCCTCGGATCACCAGTGCCGGACTGGACACTTCTGCCATCTTCGGTTTTACCAATTCTTTGATCGAACTGATCCGTAGGGAGAGACCGACCCATCTTGCCGTTGTGTTCGATGTTGGGGAAGCCAGTGTAAGAACCTCCGATTTTCTTGAATACAAAGCCAACCGGAGCGAAACGCCTGAAGCCATTACGGCGGCGATCCCTTACATTCACCGGATCCTGCAGGCTATGCACATTCCGATTCTGGGCGTGCCCGGATATGAAGCCGATGACGTGATCGGAACCATTGCCTGCAAAGCGGAGAAAGAAGGCTATACGACCTTTATGGTAACGCCGGATAAAGATTTTGCCCAGTTGGTTACCGATAAGATAAAAATCTACAAACCCGGACTAAAAGGAAGCGAAGTTGAAATTTTAGGCGTGGAAGAAGTAAAAGCCAAATACCAGATTGAGAGGCCTAAACAGGTCATCGATTTCCTTGCGATGATGGGCGATTCGGTCGATAACATTCCCGGTCTTGATGGAGTGGGTGAAAAGACCGCAATGAAATTCCTGAAAGAATACGGAAGCATTGAAAACCTGCTGGCCAACACCCATGAACTGAAAGGGAAGCTGAAAGAAAAAGTAGAAGCTTCGGCAGAGCGAGGCATCCTGTCTAAAAAGTTGGCGACCATCATCTGCGATGCACCGGTGGAATTCCATCAGGAACAGTATGACCTGGAAACTCCGGATTTTGAAAAAGTAAAGGAAGTCTTCGATGAAATCGAGTTCAGAAGACTGTACGATAATTTATACAGAGCTTTTGCGCCGATCGTTACCGGAACAGCAACCGTGGAAGTTACCGTCACCGAAACGACACCGCAGCAGAAAGTCGCTCAGGCAGTAGGTCAGCTGGACCTTTTTGCTACGTATGAAGAAATGGACCAGGCAGCCGGAACGAAATCAACCATCGAGCACAATGATCATCTGTATCAGTTTGTAGATAATCCGAAAGCACAGAAAATGCTTGTGAGAAATCTTTTACAGCAGAGGGTGGTATGTTTCGATATGGAAACTACTTCACTGAATGAGCTGGAAGCCGAACTGGTAGGTATGAGCTTTTCTTATAAAAAAGGATTGGCGTATTACGTTCCGCTTTCTGAAGACCAGGGAGAAGTGTTGCAGACTTTGGAAATTTTCAGGCCGTTCTTTGAAAAGGAAGACCTTCTGAAAGTGGCGCATAACCTGAAATTCGACTATAAAATTCTGAGAAGATATAATATTACCGTAAAAGGAGCGATGTTTGACACCATGATCGCCCATTACCTACTGAACCCGGATGGCAGACACGGAATGGATTACCTTTCCGAAATCTACTTAGGCTATAAACCGGTTTCCATCGAAACCATCATCGGAAAGAAAGGCAAAAACCAGGGCAACTTCCGGGATGCGGATCTGAGAACCCAAACCGATTATGCAGCAGAAGATGCCGACGTAACGTTCCAGTTGTACGAGCTTTTTGCTCCGCAGTTAAAGAAGGAAAATTTGGAAGATCTGTTCTTCAACATTGAAATGCCGCTGATGGAAGTTCTTGCTAAAATGGAACTCGCAGGGATTTCACTGGACGAAAAATGGCTGGCGCAGGAAAGCATTGACCTGGAAAATGACCTGAGACAGCTGGAAGCCAAAATATTTGAACTTTCCGGAGAAGAATTCAACGTCAACTCCCCAAAACAGCTCGGTGAAATCCTGTTTGAAAAAATGCAGCTAGACCCAAAGGCCAAGAAAACCAAAACCGGGCAGTACGCGACTTCGGAAGATATCCTTCAAAAACTGGCCACCAAGCATGAAATCATCCAGCATATTTTAGAATATAGGACTTATCAGAAATTAAAATCAACATATGTGGATGCCCTGCCGTCCCAGATTGAAAAATCGGACAACCGGGTGCATACCAATTTCTCCCAGACCACTGCCGCAACAGGCCGTCTGGCGAGTGTTAACCCGAACCTGCAAAACATCCCGATCCGGACGTTGAGAGGCCAGCAGATCCGTGGAGCATTTGTGGCTGGCGAAGGGAAAAAGATTATCTCTGCCGATTATTCCCAGATCGAGCTGCGTCTGATTGCTGAGATTTCCGGCGAAGACAACATGATCAAAGCCTTCCAAGACGGGGAAGATATTCACGCTTCCACGGCGGCAAAACTCTTCAATATTCCATTGGAAGAAGTATCCAAAATCCAGAGAAGCCAGGCCAAAACCGTTAATTTCGGGATTTTATACGGTCAGGGTGCCTTTGCTTTGGCAGAGCAGACCGGATTGTCCAGAAGTGAGGCTAAACAGATGATCGAAGCCTATTTCGAAACCTACTCAAAATTGAAAGCTTACATGGCAGACCAGGTGAAAAAAGCCCGTGAAATTGGTTATGTGGAAACCATCCTGGGAAGGAAGCGCCACCTGAAAGACATCAGTTCCGGTAACTTTGTCGTTCGTGCCCATGCCGAA
- a CDS encoding immunity 51 family protein, with the protein MEAYNFETAIKPFFWVASDKTFSVCLNAGTYKPEIFEWRKDEGFEGNGDDWASLAKIFIEEKRPDLAEDVKFDPEADMFCAYSENPDRLKEFITEFRKTCEDEVQIQDLFLKAEID; encoded by the coding sequence ATGGAAGCCTACAATTTTGAAACGGCCATCAAGCCCTTTTTCTGGGTAGCCTCAGACAAAACTTTTTCAGTATGTTTAAACGCCGGAACCTACAAGCCCGAAATCTTCGAATGGAGGAAAGACGAAGGTTTCGAAGGCAATGGGGATGACTGGGCCTCGCTGGCGAAAATCTTCATTGAAGAAAAAAGGCCTGATCTGGCGGAAGATGTCAAATTCGACCCCGAAGCCGATATGTTCTGCGCTTATTCCGAAAACCCGGACCGGCTAAAGGAATTCATCACCGAGTTCAGAAAGACCTGCGAAGATGAAGTGCAGATCCAGGACCTCTTCCTGAAAGCAGAAATCGATTAA
- a CDS encoding DUF2931 family protein, which yields MPSYDVQISHPWNNYMITPVEDKIITLEGVPSHLPYGSSSGTWGDSGKGFSEQGGTPIGADIVYFSRYEDKFYHLKADFPKDKVLSLVQRAYSNNESDSSDEPLKEFISIKDEPDYYEKYNKFGKSYYKFATLVFGFAPKGMVVVWFRYGYVSVQLGEFQATEVKDDKKYADKMFADISQTREEIKQRMFMPDASPQKWKEYQKRYSWAPFITSENKAFRLFRTQSEYYNGETEIMLRPWGIKPPVKERAVPKEMSFFWETGKGEAFEGRAFFNWEKVNEQFQRAGKDFKMDFKIAPDNNSMQIMIDNQPVPVDSTRIYKSDFKFKESYK from the coding sequence ATGCCTAGTTATGATGTACAGATCTCGCATCCATGGAATAATTATATGATTACTCCGGTGGAAGATAAAATTATTACTTTGGAGGGTGTCCCTTCCCATCTGCCTTATGGTAGCTCATCCGGAACCTGGGGTGATTCAGGAAAAGGTTTTTCGGAACAGGGAGGAACACCGATAGGAGCCGATATTGTTTATTTTTCAAGGTACGAAGATAAATTTTACCACCTGAAAGCGGATTTTCCTAAAGATAAAGTATTGTCCCTTGTACAAAGGGCTTATTCCAATAATGAATCTGATTCTTCCGACGAGCCTCTAAAAGAATTTATCAGTATTAAAGATGAACCGGATTATTACGAAAAATACAACAAGTTCGGAAAGTCCTATTATAAATTTGCAACCCTTGTTTTCGGATTCGCTCCGAAGGGGATGGTTGTAGTCTGGTTCCGCTACGGTTATGTATCGGTACAACTCGGGGAATTCCAGGCTACGGAAGTAAAAGATGACAAAAAATACGCGGATAAAATGTTTGCCGACATTTCGCAGACACGGGAGGAAATCAAACAGCGCATGTTTATGCCGGATGCTTCGCCCCAGAAGTGGAAAGAGTATCAGAAAAGGTATTCGTGGGCTCCTTTCATTACTTCAGAAAACAAAGCTTTCCGCTTATTCCGAACACAGTCCGAATATTACAATGGGGAAACGGAAATTATGCTTCGTCCCTGGGGAATAAAGCCGCCGGTAAAAGAACGGGCTGTTCCTAAGGAGATGTCTTTCTTCTGGGAAACCGGAAAAGGAGAGGCTTTTGAAGGACGCGCATTCTTTAACTGGGAAAAAGTTAATGAACAGTTTCAGAGAGCAGGCAAAGATTTTAAGATGGATTTCAAAATAGCACCGGACAACAACAGTATGCAAATCATGATCGATAATCAGCCGGTACCGGTTGACAGTACAAGGATTTACAAAAGCGATTTTAAGTTTAAAGAGTCTTATAAATAA
- a CDS encoding polymorphic toxin-type HINT domain-containing protein, translating into MEEQYLTEKHYLVCSKGMAPKQMKVTSQKTTYMSGHLAATEEDTLKDNNFLCLGNVAFIAGAAAGICCCIPGPGWLVAALIAAAIVAAIAVGYIKCKSAATQRIWTKQSPVLEIYGKKALTLFSVMMCPVEGGTITPKETVWEAWGSAALTNLGHVANFAFGFLAGRGLGAMTMGATSAAGGVSALATRQGAATFGREFGRQFANTAKKELIEQFTFKGFMKAPTFCKIMRGLGIGGAYYEQYNIWSSDQDTLDKLKESSIALILSVFAAKGASLVCFPAGTKVHTVNGLADIENLFEGNLVLTYNELTKEQEYKPILKKHERFTLQMLTIELPTGEFVRVTPEHRFFCNDEWIEARDLQPGDVLHLKGGDYTTVISIETLPHYEKVFNFDIEGNENYYVTEDGILVHNGYKPEAGTPEHKAQRWEDYQARGGELNYNDWSKKYEVAIQNANKGNAAADAYHKEIGWGTREATVKVDVNGQTVNRRLDIADVENKMGVEVKSGNYFSRTEEIMYEIQRDKALVRKGWDIEWRIEGGASQPLLDELKAAGITVSHKP; encoded by the coding sequence ATGGAAGAACAGTATCTCACCGAAAAACATTATCTGGTCTGTAGCAAAGGGATGGCTCCCAAACAAATGAAAGTTACGAGCCAGAAAACCACGTACATGAGTGGTCATTTAGCTGCTACGGAAGAAGATACACTAAAGGATAATAATTTTTTGTGTCTCGGGAATGTGGCGTTCATAGCAGGGGCGGCTGCGGGAATCTGCTGCTGTATTCCGGGACCGGGCTGGCTTGTTGCTGCGCTTATTGCAGCAGCCATTGTAGCTGCGATAGCCGTTGGATATATAAAATGTAAATCTGCTGCTACACAAAGAATCTGGACCAAACAATCCCCTGTCTTGGAGATTTATGGGAAAAAAGCACTTACGCTATTTTCGGTCATGATGTGTCCGGTAGAAGGGGGAACTATTACGCCAAAAGAAACCGTTTGGGAAGCGTGGGGAAGTGCAGCCTTAACGAATCTCGGTCACGTTGCCAATTTCGCTTTTGGTTTTTTGGCAGGAAGAGGCTTGGGAGCTATGACCATGGGAGCCACCTCTGCTGCAGGAGGTGTTTCTGCACTGGCAACCAGGCAGGGGGCAGCTACTTTTGGAAGAGAATTCGGACGGCAATTCGCCAATACTGCTAAAAAAGAGCTTATTGAGCAATTTACCTTTAAAGGTTTTATGAAAGCGCCTACTTTTTGTAAGATCATGCGAGGGCTGGGAATTGGAGGAGCATACTATGAGCAGTACAATATCTGGAGCAGCGATCAGGATACCTTGGATAAATTAAAAGAAAGCAGTATCGCCCTGATTTTGAGTGTCTTTGCAGCAAAAGGGGCGAGCCTGGTTTGTTTTCCCGCTGGTACAAAAGTACATACAGTAAATGGGTTGGCTGATATTGAAAATTTATTTGAAGGAAATTTAGTATTGACGTATAATGAGTTAACGAAGGAACAGGAGTATAAACCTATTCTTAAAAAACACGAAAGGTTTACTTTGCAGATGCTCACCATCGAATTACCGACAGGGGAGTTTGTAAGAGTAACCCCGGAGCACCGTTTTTTCTGTAATGATGAATGGATTGAGGCGCGAGACCTGCAGCCCGGTGATGTATTACATTTAAAAGGAGGAGACTATACCACAGTAATAAGCATAGAAACTTTGCCACATTATGAAAAAGTTTTTAATTTTGATATTGAAGGAAACGAAAATTATTATGTGACTGAAGATGGAATTTTAGTGCATAATGGGTATAAGCCTGAAGCTGGAACTCCGGAACATAAAGCCCAGAGGTGGGAAGATTATCAGGCAAGGGGCGGAGAATTAAATTATAACGATTGGAGCAAGAAATATGAGGTTGCCATTCAAAATGCTAATAAAGGAAATGCCGCCGCAGATGCTTATCATAAAGAGATTGGATGGGGAACAAGGGAAGCTACAGTAAAAGTAGACGTAAACGGACAAACGGTTAATCGCAGATTAGATATTGCAGATGTAGAAAATAAAATGGGTGTTGAGGTTAAATCGGGTAACTATTTTTCGAGAACAGAAGAAATTATGTACGAAATTCAGAGAGATAAAGCATTGGTCAGAAAAGGCTGGGATATTGAATGGAGAATTGAAGGAGGAGCCAGTCAACCACTTCTTGATGAGTTAAAAGCAGCAGGAATTACAGTTTCACATAAACCTTAA
- the tssD gene encoding type VI secretion system tube protein TssD — MAANSRGILKFNGGEGQKLLRLNYSVSRSTDVSGRVASDPSNALIKLTVEATEKSDILESLLNGKYKPTTGEITFNKSHEEGTLITLTWNNGYVIQHEVDFDAVDENSMLISFVVSAESIDYGNSNYQGLWPGGSN; from the coding sequence ATGGCAGCAAATTCAAGAGGAATCTTAAAATTCAACGGCGGAGAGGGTCAGAAATTATTAAGGCTGAACTACAGCGTATCACGATCTACGGATGTTTCCGGGAGAGTAGCATCAGACCCATCCAATGCACTGATTAAGCTTACCGTAGAAGCTACTGAAAAATCAGACATTCTGGAAAGCTTACTGAACGGAAAATACAAGCCGACTACAGGTGAAATTACTTTTAATAAATCCCATGAAGAAGGTACTTTAATTACCCTGACATGGAACAACGGATACGTTATCCAACATGAAGTAGACTTTGATGCCGTAGACGAAAACAGCATGCTGATCAGTTTCGTGGTAAGTGCGGAAAGCATCGATTACGGAAATTCCAATTACCAGGGTCTATGGCCTGGAGGCAGCAACTAA
- a CDS encoding type VI secretion system Vgr family protein — MFKDGNNPKIPVPSGKSSIPTPFEGLKETAADQAVNRAAEKIQENTNRTVQQTTQQLTQAQAYTGMVSGASGMLMNQKMQHNTPSVVENKVWSRQPTSKIHNAKALPESQIHGINRVVKLYIIIEGKAIKHFKHFQLKQSATRHHEFSLMLAHDALANTENHNLDEAQNFLGKRITVIFKYKDVEEGPERSFVGVITEVGFSQEKGSLGNIMLTGYSPTVLLDAAPHIQSFGGTQEISLNSIADQVIKEGLGQGKFDFRIDARHGNVSYSSQYEETHYNYLARMAEAYGEQFYYDGEVLHFGKLPPQEKPIKLTYGSSVNDVKIRMKAQHVNPSFYGYNSSKNERLVTGNSKINHASDIAKRAYEISEKTFTTPSLRVAPIKASSFMDVDASQKGTAGSKASEVFVTSGTTTVPFLYPGCPADLEMRKSETNDTSYFTKILMTEVCHEVDARGYYTGTFEAIAADCEYIPRPEFEIPRAEPQFAKVISNTDPLNQGRVQVQFDWQNGSSTTEFIRVMTPDAGASDKVSKNRGFMAIPEVGDQVIVNFVHQHPDRPFVMGGMFHGQVGGGGGTGNNIKSLSTRSGNKLELNDGEGSVFLTDQGGANMKFDGAGNAVTNANNDKTVTVGNNNMVKAGNTSMINVADASVLQMDKAGNVSLTANTEFKIVVGASTIVINKDGKITINGKEIIMDATEKITASGSNEFNIGSKKTNIAGKTEVNIGGPKVKINT, encoded by the coding sequence ATGTTTAAGGATGGCAACAATCCGAAAATCCCTGTTCCTTCAGGAAAATCTTCTATCCCTACACCATTCGAAGGGTTAAAGGAGACAGCAGCAGATCAGGCCGTAAACAGGGCTGCTGAAAAAATTCAGGAAAATACAAACCGGACGGTTCAGCAGACTACACAGCAACTTACGCAGGCACAAGCTTATACCGGAATGGTTTCCGGGGCTTCTGGAATGCTGATGAATCAGAAGATGCAGCATAATACACCTTCTGTGGTAGAAAATAAAGTATGGTCCCGCCAGCCAACGTCCAAAATACATAACGCCAAGGCACTTCCCGAAAGTCAGATCCATGGCATCAACCGTGTCGTGAAGCTCTACATTATTATAGAAGGAAAGGCAATAAAGCATTTCAAACATTTTCAGTTGAAACAGAGCGCTACCCGGCATCACGAATTCAGTCTGATGCTGGCACACGATGCTTTGGCGAATACGGAAAACCATAATCTTGACGAAGCACAGAACTTTTTAGGCAAGAGAATTACCGTCATCTTTAAATACAAAGACGTCGAAGAAGGTCCGGAAAGAAGCTTTGTCGGTGTTATTACGGAAGTGGGATTCAGCCAGGAAAAGGGCAGCCTGGGAAATATTATGTTAACAGGTTACAGTCCTACTGTTCTTCTCGACGCCGCTCCACACATTCAGAGTTTTGGCGGTACACAGGAAATCAGCCTCAACAGTATCGCCGATCAGGTAATAAAAGAAGGTCTGGGGCAGGGAAAGTTTGATTTCAGGATCGATGCCCGGCACGGCAATGTGTCCTACAGTTCGCAGTATGAAGAAACCCATTATAATTACCTGGCCCGAATGGCAGAAGCCTATGGTGAACAGTTTTATTATGATGGTGAAGTGCTCCATTTCGGAAAGCTTCCGCCGCAGGAAAAACCTATAAAGCTTACCTACGGGAGCAGTGTGAATGATGTAAAGATCAGGATGAAGGCACAGCATGTGAATCCAAGCTTTTATGGCTACAACAGCAGCAAAAATGAGCGGTTAGTGACCGGAAACTCAAAAATAAACCACGCCTCAGACATCGCGAAAAGAGCGTATGAAATTTCAGAAAAAACCTTTACTACTCCTTCTCTAAGGGTAGCTCCTATAAAAGCCTCATCTTTTATGGATGTTGATGCTTCACAAAAAGGAACGGCAGGAAGCAAAGCTTCGGAAGTTTTTGTGACCTCCGGTACAACCACGGTACCTTTTCTTTACCCCGGATGCCCGGCAGACCTGGAAATGAGGAAATCGGAAACAAACGACACTTCCTATTTTACAAAGATCCTGATGACAGAAGTCTGCCATGAAGTGGATGCCCGCGGTTATTATACCGGAACATTCGAAGCGATTGCCGCAGACTGTGAATATATCCCGCGTCCCGAATTTGAAATTCCGAGGGCCGAACCTCAGTTTGCCAAGGTGATTTCCAATACCGATCCGCTGAATCAGGGAAGGGTTCAGGTTCAGTTTGACTGGCAGAATGGATCGTCTACCACAGAATTTATTCGCGTCATGACCCCGGATGCGGGAGCCAGCGATAAAGTCAGTAAAAACAGAGGATTCATGGCGATCCCCGAAGTTGGAGATCAGGTAATTGTCAATTTCGTACACCAGCATCCCGACCGGCCGTTCGTCATGGGCGGAATGTTCCACGGCCAGGTAGGCGGAGGCGGCGGAACCGGAAACAATATCAAAAGCCTGAGCACCCGGAGCGGCAACAAGCTGGAACTTAATGACGGTGAAGGTTCGGTATTCCTTACCGATCAGGGCGGCGCCAATATGAAGTTTGACGGGGCGGGAAATGCTGTTACCAATGCCAATAATGATAAAACCGTAACCGTTGGAAACAACAATATGGTCAAGGCGGGAAATACAAGTATGATCAACGTTGCAGATGCATCCGTTCTTCAGATGGATAAAGCCGGAAATGTGTCTTTAACGGCCAATACAGAATTTAAGATAGTCGTCGGAGCAAGCACAATTGTTATTAATAAAGATGGAAAAATTACCATCAACGGCAAGGAAATCATTATGGATGCAACAGAAAAAATAACTGCTTCAGGCTCAAATGAATTTAATATCGGAAGCAAGAAAACCAATATTGCCGGTAAAACGGAAGTGAATATCGGCGGGCCGAAAGTGAAAATTAATACCTGA
- a CDS encoding DUF2235 domain-containing protein produces MSIEYIVEGKAVIRTSGDYRTYAKEGIVHNSVVSVEQKGNETGVSYNPAEKINPNDKPVNTIDVTLNLFFDGTLNNRTNTMAGSRQTSPKGSYANDFSNVAKGYDAIDPNAQNQVAYYVEGIGTVDEKSDNDTLGLPVRGAGMGLNERGVKGKATKGCVKGAEAVQRKFPGKKIDVLTVNVYGFSRGAAAARHFVHIASTTANSDIISDKQIMVYPPAFYEKSDAEPMPSQYIIINDPDSPLLKYGYFGACLINEKVEAKTVRFNFIGLYDTVASYGINHKGTSVFGLSIIDDDSKQLGLNAVRNASFVLQLASSDEYRDNFSLTNIDSAGIRGLQLTLPGVHSDIGGGYVNNDPENVLLYAEVNSDSECKKFREILIEEGWFNPEEISIESKVIPSRVTLIKYELWGRRKKVSNEYDKVSLEHMVYYSKQFNVKYDEGLLGDYKIRDGFIKEISNKLIGGYIAPCNNIRNQYVNDYNSGKHPSAGEYISKVKGYSYLDSGIDIKKLRNSYLHWSANLDSFGMGPRISGPRPAAERKRYILNG; encoded by the coding sequence ATGAGCATTGAATATATCGTAGAAGGAAAGGCGGTTATCCGCACCAGCGGAGATTACCGCACGTATGCCAAAGAAGGAATCGTGCACAACAGCGTCGTTTCCGTAGAGCAGAAAGGCAATGAAACCGGCGTAAGCTATAATCCGGCGGAAAAGATTAATCCGAACGATAAACCTGTCAACACCATTGATGTTACATTAAACCTTTTTTTTGACGGAACCTTAAATAACAGGACCAACACGATGGCCGGCAGCCGTCAGACTTCGCCCAAAGGGAGCTATGCAAATGACTTCAGTAATGTAGCGAAAGGATATGATGCTATTGATCCGAATGCCCAGAATCAGGTTGCTTATTATGTCGAGGGAATCGGTACCGTAGATGAAAAATCTGATAATGATACGCTGGGACTGCCGGTACGCGGCGCAGGGATGGGACTGAATGAAAGAGGAGTAAAAGGAAAAGCGACTAAAGGTTGTGTAAAAGGAGCCGAAGCCGTTCAGCGGAAATTTCCGGGTAAAAAAATCGATGTACTTACGGTAAATGTTTACGGATTCAGCAGAGGAGCCGCAGCGGCCCGTCATTTTGTGCATATTGCCAGTACAACAGCCAATTCGGATATTATTTCAGATAAGCAGATTATGGTTTATCCGCCTGCATTCTATGAAAAATCGGATGCAGAGCCGATGCCTTCGCAATACATTATCATCAATGATCCTGACTCACCTTTGCTGAAATACGGTTATTTTGGAGCTTGCCTGATCAATGAAAAAGTAGAAGCAAAAACCGTACGGTTCAATTTTATAGGATTGTATGATACCGTTGCTTCATATGGGATAAACCATAAAGGAACTTCTGTATTTGGCTTAAGCATTATTGATGATGACTCCAAGCAATTGGGGCTTAACGCTGTAAGAAATGCTTCTTTCGTACTACAGCTGGCTTCTTCGGACGAATATCGGGACAATTTCAGCCTCACCAATATCGACAGTGCCGGAATTCGCGGATTACAGCTTACCTTACCCGGAGTACATTCCGATATTGGTGGTGGATATGTAAATAATGATCCGGAGAATGTGCTGTTGTATGCAGAGGTGAATAGTGACAGCGAATGCAAAAAGTTCAGAGAAATATTAATCGAGGAAGGCTGGTTTAACCCTGAAGAAATCAGTATAGAATCTAAAGTAATTCCATCGCGGGTCACCCTTATAAAATATGAGCTTTGGGGAAGGAGAAAAAAAGTATCAAATGAATACGATAAAGTTTCTCTCGAACATATGGTTTATTATTCCAAACAGTTTAATGTAAAATATGATGAGGGCTTGTTAGGGGATTACAAAATCAGAGATGGTTTTATTAAAGAAATAAGCAATAAACTTATCGGCGGATATATTGCTCCATGTAATAATATAAGAAACCAGTATGTAAATGATTATAATTCCGGAAAACATCCTTCAGCAGGAGAATATATAAGTAAAGTAAAGGGTTACTCTTATCTTGATTCTGGAATTGATATTAAAAAGCTACGCAACTCATACCTGCATTGGTCGGCCAATCTGGATTCTTTTGGGATGGGACCGAGGATATCCGGGCCGAGACCTGCCGCAGAACGCAAAAGATATATATTAAATGGATAA